CACATCAAACACTAATAGGCGGTTAATAAGTAACTGGCCGACGCCTGTTATAAGTTTTATCGCTTCAGTTGCCTGGATAAGCCCTCCGATACCGGCAACCGTATTCAATATCCCGGCTTCACTGCAGGTCATAATCGCACCTACCGGCGGCGGCTCCGGGAATATGCATCTATAACATGCACTTCTGGTTTCTTCTTTAAAAGCCTGGGGTTCGGGGTTTAGGGTTTGGGGTTTAGGCAAAATCGTCATCACCTGCCCGCCATACCTTAAAACCCCACCATGGATAAAGGGTTTTCCTGCAATTACGCATGCATCATTAATAAGGTATTTCGCAGCAAAATTATCGGTCCCGTCTATCACCACGTCATAACCGGTTATTATTTTTATTATGTTATCAGCTTTCAATCTTTGCCGGAATGCTTCCACTTCAATCTTCGGATTAAGCTCTTTCAGCCTTTCATTTGCGGATTCAACTTTGGGCTTGCCGATA
This genomic interval from Planctomycetota bacterium contains the following:
- a CDS encoding HesA/MoeB/ThiF family protein, producing the protein MDFSSEYLEQFSRHIRLPNFGREAQGKISRAKVLIAGAGGLGSPAMTYLAGAGVGKIGIADPDAVELSNLPRQIVHKRENIGKPKVESANERLKELNPKIEVEAFRQRLKADNIIKIITGYDVVIDGTDNFAAKYLINDACVIAGKPFIHGGVLRYGGQVMTILPKPQTLNPEPQAFKEETRSACYRCIFPEPPPVGAIMTCSEAGILNTVAGIGGLIQATEAIKLITGVGQLLINRLLVFDVLLMGFRIVDISPSDNCPACGDNPSIKTPADLARFECS